A genomic window from Sanguibacter antarcticus includes:
- a CDS encoding GTPase domain-containing protein → MPDAPDLIGLGDDGTSRVAELAVALAQLRSAVFDLTLPLETVVASSARSARERILDQLDDYLLPRIDAVTAPLLVVVGGSTGAGKSTLVNSILGQHVTTPGALRPTTRSPVLAHHPLDAPWFQTTRIFPHLARATTVGPLEGDAPAQAAGTVGDRSLRLVATDVLPVGLAILDAPDIDSVVVGNRELAAQLLAAADLWLFVTTAARYADAVPWDLLREGAARRAQVAIVVDRVDPGAEVVRDHLREMLAEQGLGSSPVFLVPETALVDGMLPAQVVAPVSRWLTETGGDAASRTAVIEATRDGAIDDIAGRTMALADAADAQVAADARLRAIVTQTYAGSARDVADATSDGTMLRGEVLARWQDFVGTGDLMRAVEERIGMVRDKITGFFRGGGPAEPKVAVAISTNLEAIIFDAADRAAERTYGAWRSDGAGAPLLDGLELSRASVDLRSTLAGEIRAWQSDVLALVSERGADKRGRARVLAVGVNGLGAALMIVVFAQTGGLTGAEVGIAGGSALLAQRILEGVFGDDAVRSLARAAQAALLERVDRALDREAARFVALLDAVGSGAPVGLELRGAAQALQGASHRERAARAAAAAARPVPGPPEGDSVDGEQAAEPTGPQQGRLRGADLRVLDVQQPHGLEKEPARRGLLGRLWDRRGRA, encoded by the coding sequence ATGCCGGACGCTCCTGACCTCATCGGGCTCGGCGACGACGGGACCTCCCGCGTCGCCGAGCTCGCCGTCGCGCTCGCCCAGCTGCGCAGCGCCGTCTTCGACCTCACGCTGCCGCTCGAGACCGTCGTGGCCTCGTCCGCACGGTCTGCGCGCGAGCGGATCCTCGACCAGCTCGACGACTACCTCCTGCCGCGCATCGATGCCGTCACAGCACCGCTCCTGGTGGTTGTCGGCGGCTCGACAGGCGCGGGCAAGTCGACGTTGGTCAACTCGATCCTCGGTCAGCACGTGACCACGCCCGGTGCCCTGCGCCCGACCACCCGGTCTCCGGTGCTCGCGCACCATCCGCTCGATGCTCCGTGGTTCCAGACCACACGGATCTTTCCGCACCTCGCCCGTGCGACGACCGTCGGGCCGCTCGAGGGCGACGCGCCTGCGCAGGCAGCAGGCACCGTCGGAGACCGCTCGCTCCGGCTCGTCGCCACCGACGTGCTCCCCGTCGGCCTGGCGATCCTCGACGCCCCTGACATCGACTCGGTCGTCGTGGGGAACCGTGAGCTCGCTGCCCAGCTGCTCGCTGCAGCCGACCTCTGGCTGTTCGTCACCACCGCTGCACGCTACGCCGACGCGGTCCCGTGGGACCTCCTGCGGGAAGGCGCCGCACGGCGAGCCCAGGTCGCGATCGTCGTGGACCGGGTGGACCCGGGGGCCGAGGTCGTGCGCGACCACCTGCGCGAGATGCTCGCCGAGCAAGGGCTGGGGAGCTCGCCGGTCTTCCTCGTCCCGGAGACCGCGCTCGTCGACGGCATGCTCCCTGCTCAGGTCGTCGCACCTGTCTCGCGGTGGCTCACCGAGACTGGTGGCGACGCCGCGTCACGGACCGCTGTCATCGAGGCGACCCGCGACGGAGCGATCGACGACATCGCCGGCCGGACGATGGCGCTCGCCGACGCGGCCGACGCGCAGGTGGCAGCCGATGCCCGTCTGCGCGCGATCGTCACGCAGACGTACGCGGGCTCCGCACGAGACGTCGCCGACGCGACCTCGGACGGCACCATGCTGCGGGGCGAGGTCCTCGCCCGGTGGCAAGACTTCGTCGGCACCGGTGACCTCATGCGGGCCGTCGAGGAGCGGATCGGTATGGTCCGCGACAAGATCACCGGGTTCTTCCGAGGCGGCGGCCCGGCCGAGCCGAAGGTGGCGGTCGCGATCAGCACGAACCTCGAAGCGATCATCTTCGATGCAGCAGACCGTGCGGCGGAGCGCACGTACGGTGCGTGGCGCTCAGACGGTGCCGGAGCCCCGCTCCTCGACGGGCTCGAGCTCTCCCGTGCGTCGGTCGACCTGCGCTCCACGCTCGCCGGCGAGATCCGGGCGTGGCAGTCGGACGTCCTCGCGCTCGTGAGCGAGCGAGGAGCCGACAAGCGCGGGCGCGCCCGGGTCCTTGCCGTCGGTGTGAACGGTCTCGGCGCTGCGCTCATGATCGTCGTGTTCGCCCAGACAGGCGGGCTCACCGGCGCTGAGGTCGGGATCGCCGGAGGGTCGGCGCTCTTGGCTCAACGGATCCTCGAGGGGGTGTTCGGGGACGACGCGGTCCGCTCTCTCGCCCGGGCCGCCCAGGCAGCGCTGCTCGAACGGGTCGATCGGGCCCTGGACCGTGAGGCGGCGCGGTTCGTCGCGCTGCTCGACGCGGTCGGGTCGGGAGCACCTGTCGGCCTGGAGCTCCGTGGAGCGGCGCAGGCGCTCCAAGGGGCTTCCCACCGTGAGCGGGCCGCCCGTGCCGCCGCAGCAGCGGCGCGGCCCGTCCCTGGTCCCCCAGAAGGGGACTCCGTGGACGGGGAGCAGGCCGCGGAGCCGACAGGCCCGCAGCAGGGACGGCTGCGCGGCGCCGACCTCAGGGTGCTCGACGTCCAGCAGCCGCACGGGCTCGAGAAGGAGCCCGCCCGGCGAGGACTTCTCGGCAGGCTGTGGGACCGGCGTGGTCGAGCGTGA
- the ettA gene encoding energy-dependent translational throttle protein EttA: protein MAEFIYSMYKTRKAHGEKVILDDVTLNFLPGAKIGVVGPNGAGKSTILKIMAGLEQPSNGEARLSPGFTVGILLQEPPLNEDKTVLGNVEEGVAEIKAKLDRFNEISALMAEPDADFDTLLAEMGNLQEALDHADAWDLDAQLEQAMDALRCPPPDADVKVLSGGERRRVALCKLLLQKPDLLLLDEPTNHLDAESVLWLEQHLTSYAGAILAVTHDRYFLDHVAEWICEVDRGRLYPYEGNYSTYLEKKGERLKVQGKKDQKLAKRLSDELEWVRMNAKGRQTKSKARLARYEEMAAEADRTRKLDFEEIQIPPGPRMGSLVIEATDLNKGFDGRTLIDGLSFTLPRNGIVGVIGPNGVGKTTLFKSIVGLESLDAGELKIGETVSISYVDQSRGGIDPKKSLWEVVSDGNDYIKVGNVEMPSRAYVAAFGFKGPDQQKAAGVLSGGERNRLNLALTLKQGGNLLLLDEPTNDLDVETLGSLENALLEFPGCAVVVSHDRWFLDRVATHILAYEGTDENPAAWYWFEGNFDSYEENKLSRLGADAARPHRVTHRKLTRG, encoded by the coding sequence GTGGCTGAGTTCATCTACTCCATGTACAAGACGCGCAAGGCGCACGGTGAGAAGGTCATCCTCGATGACGTCACACTGAACTTCCTGCCCGGCGCCAAGATCGGCGTCGTCGGCCCGAACGGTGCCGGTAAGTCGACCATCCTGAAGATCATGGCGGGCCTCGAGCAGCCGTCGAACGGCGAAGCTCGGCTCTCGCCCGGATTCACCGTGGGCATCCTTCTCCAGGAGCCGCCGCTCAACGAGGACAAGACGGTGCTCGGCAACGTCGAAGAGGGCGTTGCCGAGATCAAGGCGAAGCTCGACCGCTTCAACGAGATCTCTGCGCTCATGGCCGAGCCCGACGCGGACTTCGACACCCTTCTCGCTGAGATGGGCAACCTCCAGGAAGCTCTCGACCACGCTGACGCCTGGGACCTCGACGCCCAGCTCGAGCAGGCGATGGACGCGCTGCGGTGCCCGCCACCGGACGCCGACGTCAAGGTGCTCTCCGGTGGAGAGCGCCGCCGCGTCGCACTGTGCAAGCTCCTGCTCCAGAAGCCCGACCTCCTGCTCCTCGACGAGCCCACCAACCACCTCGACGCCGAGTCCGTCCTGTGGCTCGAGCAGCACCTGACGTCCTACGCAGGCGCCATCCTCGCCGTCACCCACGACCGGTACTTCCTCGACCACGTCGCCGAGTGGATCTGCGAGGTCGACCGCGGACGTCTCTACCCGTACGAGGGCAACTACTCGACCTACCTCGAGAAGAAGGGCGAGCGCCTCAAGGTCCAGGGCAAGAAGGACCAGAAGCTCGCGAAGCGCCTCAGCGACGAGCTCGAGTGGGTTCGCATGAACGCCAAGGGACGTCAGACGAAGTCCAAGGCGCGCCTGGCTCGCTACGAGGAGATGGCCGCCGAGGCGGACCGTACCCGCAAGCTCGACTTCGAAGAGATCCAGATCCCGCCAGGACCGCGCATGGGAAGCCTCGTCATCGAGGCGACTGACCTCAACAAGGGGTTCGACGGTCGCACGCTCATCGACGGGCTGTCCTTCACGCTGCCGCGCAACGGCATCGTCGGCGTCATCGGCCCCAACGGCGTCGGCAAGACGACGCTCTTCAAGTCGATCGTCGGCCTCGAGTCGCTCGACGCCGGAGAGCTGAAGATCGGTGAGACGGTCTCCATCTCCTACGTCGACCAGTCACGTGGCGGGATCGACCCCAAGAAGAGCCTGTGGGAGGTCGTCTCTGACGGGAACGACTACATCAAGGTCGGCAACGTCGAGATGCCGTCCCGCGCCTACGTCGCCGCCTTCGGGTTCAAGGGACCGGACCAGCAGAAGGCCGCTGGCGTGCTCTCCGGTGGAGAGCGCAACCGGCTCAACCTGGCGCTCACCCTCAAGCAGGGCGGAAACCTCCTCCTGCTCGACGAGCCCACCAACGACCTCGACGTCGAGACCCTCGGCTCCCTGGAGAACGCGCTGCTCGAGTTCCCCGGCTGCGCTGTCGTGGTCTCTCACGACCGGTGGTTCCTCGACCGCGTCGCGACGCACATCCTCGCGTACGAGGGAACGGACGAGAACCCGGCGGCCTGGTACTGGTTCGAGGGCAACTTCGACTCCTACGAGGAGAACAAGCTGTCTCGTCTCGGAGCCGACGCTGCGCGTCCGCACCGCGTGACCCACCGCAAGCTCACACGCGGCTGA
- a CDS encoding single-stranded DNA-binding protein yields MSTDTKVTVAGWVGTQPKHFVSENGIDFTTFRLASTKRFYNRAEDRWVDGPTTWFTVKTWRTTALNVAESLRKSDPVVVHGSLSSDEWVSPEGPRTTFVIEADALGPDLSRGQATFRHTVQARPLAAGSDAATAQPEPGLVGGTQAPDDASSLLAADDPWAVATPAPENDEDMAAVAEPVSDPVSDPVSDDRVPSLVG; encoded by the coding sequence ATGAGCACAGACACCAAGGTCACCGTCGCCGGCTGGGTCGGCACCCAGCCCAAGCACTTCGTGTCCGAGAACGGGATCGACTTCACGACGTTCCGGCTCGCCAGCACCAAGCGCTTCTACAACCGGGCGGAGGACCGCTGGGTCGACGGCCCGACCACGTGGTTCACCGTCAAGACCTGGCGGACCACCGCGCTCAACGTGGCGGAGTCGTTGCGCAAGTCTGACCCCGTCGTCGTGCACGGCTCGTTGTCCAGCGACGAGTGGGTCTCGCCCGAGGGCCCGCGCACCACGTTCGTCATCGAGGCAGACGCCCTCGGCCCCGACCTCTCTCGCGGTCAGGCGACCTTCCGCCACACCGTGCAGGCCCGGCCGCTGGCGGCAGGCTCCGACGCTGCCACCGCGCAGCCCGAGCCCGGTCTCGTCGGCGGCACCCAGGCTCCGGACGACGCGTCGTCCCTGCTCGCGGCCGACGACCCGTGGGCCGTCGCGACCCCCGCGCCAGAGAACGACGAGGACATGGCCGCTGTCGCGGAGCCGGTGAGCGACCCGGTGAGCGACCCGGTGAGCGACGACCGGGTGCCGAGCCTCGTCGGCTGA
- a CDS encoding GTPase, which translates to MTQPDQPSDRSTRRTRATTSDGERYTAHVANLRHALEVAGDRLDPSVAAHARSVLAGADERLALGVDHTIIALAGGTGSGKSSTFNAISRLSFADVGVRRPTTARVTACAWSQSATALLDWLAVDSERRINRGSELDGDAELGLDGLILLDLPDHDSIEPAHREIVDRILPLVDLLIWVVDPQKYADEALHAGYLRNLAGSESSMIVVLNQIDTVAPGGRASLVADVSRLLEEDGLVGVDVRTISAKTGEGIEELRATLRDAVSKRSVAASRLADELDREGRKIAAEVRPTVLQQLSPLVQGEVDRVAVAVGVAAVVDDVRGVVRFGGVRESDAPRFRAPQESAVRVIRSRWITKVTDTMRPTWAQSVDTAVPTYSELSERIVAALSAVTIDTTGSVGGRRARTIGWSFAGLAVVSGIFSLLLTIGVLDLGTVWKALAGILTILAVLGTVVSFVVGARLRAALGEQRAVIVRDAALAVLREVVEREFVGPAQRVLDEHTDVRESALSARDSSSTGRVAEV; encoded by the coding sequence GTGACACAGCCCGACCAGCCGAGCGATCGCAGCACGCGACGCACCAGGGCGACGACGTCGGACGGCGAGCGCTACACCGCCCACGTCGCCAACCTGCGTCACGCGCTCGAGGTCGCCGGTGACCGGTTGGACCCGTCGGTGGCCGCGCACGCGCGCTCCGTCCTGGCCGGGGCTGACGAGCGCCTCGCGCTCGGTGTCGACCACACGATCATCGCTCTCGCCGGCGGCACAGGGTCGGGGAAGTCGAGCACCTTCAACGCGATCTCGCGCCTGAGCTTCGCCGACGTCGGCGTCCGCCGCCCGACGACCGCACGGGTGACGGCGTGCGCCTGGAGCCAGAGCGCGACCGCGCTGCTCGACTGGCTCGCGGTGGACTCTGAGCGTCGGATCAACCGGGGCAGCGAGCTCGACGGTGACGCAGAGCTCGGCCTCGACGGCCTCATCCTTCTCGACCTTCCTGACCACGACTCGATCGAGCCCGCGCACCGCGAGATCGTCGACCGCATCCTGCCGCTCGTCGACCTCCTCATCTGGGTCGTCGACCCGCAGAAGTACGCCGACGAGGCGCTCCATGCCGGGTACCTGCGCAACCTCGCAGGCTCGGAGTCGTCGATGATCGTCGTGCTCAACCAGATCGACACGGTCGCGCCCGGCGGGCGGGCGTCCTTGGTCGCAGACGTCTCGCGGCTGCTCGAGGAGGACGGGCTCGTCGGTGTGGACGTGCGGACGATCTCGGCGAAGACGGGGGAGGGGATCGAGGAGCTGCGCGCGACGCTCCGCGACGCTGTCAGCAAGCGCAGCGTGGCTGCGAGCCGCCTGGCGGACGAGCTCGACCGCGAGGGCCGGAAGATCGCTGCAGAGGTGCGCCCCACCGTGCTGCAGCAGCTCTCGCCCCTCGTCCAGGGCGAGGTCGACCGCGTCGCGGTCGCGGTGGGTGTTGCCGCGGTGGTCGACGACGTCCGGGGAGTAGTCCGGTTCGGTGGCGTCCGTGAGTCCGACGCCCCCCGGTTCCGGGCACCGCAGGAGTCTGCTGTCCGTGTCATCAGGAGCCGATGGATCACCAAGGTCACCGACACGATGCGCCCGACCTGGGCGCAGTCCGTCGACACCGCGGTCCCGACCTACAGCGAGCTGTCGGAACGGATCGTCGCGGCGCTCTCCGCGGTGACCATCGACACGACCGGTTCGGTCGGCGGACGACGTGCGCGGACGATCGGCTGGTCGTTCGCCGGTCTGGCGGTCGTCTCCGGCATCTTCTCGCTCCTCCTGACGATCGGGGTCCTCGACCTCGGGACGGTCTGGAAGGCTCTCGCCGGGATCCTGACGATCCTGGCGGTGCTCGGCACCGTCGTCTCCTTCGTCGTGGGGGCACGCCTGCGTGCGGCGCTCGGTGAGCAGCGGGCGGTCATCGTCCGCGACGCGGCGCTCGCCGTGCTGCGCGAGGTCGTCGAGCGAGAGTTCGTCGGTCCGGCTCAGCGGGTGCTCGACGAGCACACGGACGTCCGGGAGTCGGCTCTCTCCGCCCGAGACTCGTCGTCAACAGGGCGCGTCGCGGAGGTCTGA
- a CDS encoding dynamin family protein: MTTTSGPGARQPSIGQGRHGSDASDAVEPHFTVFDIVTDLRRDIAALSFPLDIEGADEARAKQARLVGQLDDHLLPRLKELSAPAVVVIAGSTGAGKSTLLNSLLREEISPASVIRPTTREPVVVYNPQDAGIVVGTPLVTSVRAVVNTNVPRGIALLDAPDLDSVLDENRRTAQRLLEGADLWLFVTTAARYGDALPWRTLTGAVERGATVAMVLNRAPSASLKTVRGDLLNRLREHHMDSTPLFVVPDAGPHEGLLPAASVAPIERWLRTLGGADRARTVILRTLRGSLAALPPWVEELAAHVDAQHLTSQRMLAAAQAALPPVAATINRSIESGALTVGAVESRWSHLVRPARLDKAITRSGIARGSARRGRSREALLADLAEAVRNAATAALASAIDDARQALRSALETVPGGSELSAVHEGPANTDALVTAEVDAWVDSVRARTAAIDEAASKQDAAAVRAFGRGGLTALLLAGAVGHEAAEALFVRLTGNAGRELVPVVTADLADRAAILVSREIEPVVAALGVPALADDAAVGPNVRLAELAQLT; this comes from the coding sequence GTGACTACCACCAGCGGACCCGGAGCGCGTCAACCGAGCATCGGCCAGGGGCGCCACGGCTCTGACGCATCGGACGCCGTGGAACCGCACTTCACCGTGTTCGACATCGTCACGGATCTCCGGCGCGACATCGCTGCGCTCTCGTTCCCCCTCGACATCGAGGGAGCCGACGAGGCGCGTGCCAAGCAGGCCCGGCTCGTCGGGCAGCTCGACGATCACCTCCTGCCCCGGCTCAAAGAGCTCTCTGCACCTGCGGTCGTCGTGATCGCAGGGTCGACGGGGGCCGGGAAGTCCACCCTCCTCAACTCGCTCCTGCGGGAGGAGATCTCGCCGGCGTCCGTCATCCGGCCGACGACCCGCGAGCCCGTGGTCGTGTACAACCCGCAGGATGCCGGGATCGTCGTCGGGACCCCGCTGGTCACCTCGGTCCGTGCGGTCGTCAACACGAACGTCCCGCGTGGCATCGCGCTGCTGGACGCACCGGACCTCGACTCTGTCCTCGACGAGAACAGGCGCACGGCGCAGCGGCTCCTCGAAGGCGCGGACCTCTGGCTCTTCGTCACGACGGCCGCGCGCTACGGTGACGCGCTGCCCTGGCGCACGCTCACCGGGGCGGTCGAGCGCGGGGCGACGGTCGCGATGGTCCTCAACCGGGCCCCGTCCGCGTCTCTCAAGACAGTCCGCGGAGACCTGCTCAACCGTCTCCGTGAGCATCACATGGACAGCACCCCGCTCTTCGTCGTGCCGGACGCCGGACCGCACGAGGGGCTCTTGCCTGCTGCCTCGGTCGCACCCATCGAACGGTGGTTGCGCACGCTCGGAGGCGCCGACCGTGCACGCACGGTCATCCTCCGCACGCTGCGCGGCTCCTTGGCCGCGCTGCCGCCATGGGTGGAGGAGCTCGCAGCCCACGTCGACGCCCAGCACCTGACCAGCCAGCGCATGCTCGCCGCGGCCCAGGCGGCGCTCCCGCCGGTGGCCGCCACGATCAACCGCTCCATCGAGTCCGGCGCGCTCACCGTCGGTGCAGTCGAGTCGAGATGGTCGCACCTCGTGCGCCCTGCTCGTCTCGACAAGGCGATCACCCGGTCGGGGATCGCCCGGGGATCCGCCCGGCGCGGCCGGTCCCGCGAGGCGCTCCTCGCCGATCTCGCCGAGGCTGTCCGCAACGCAGCGACCGCTGCCCTCGCCTCGGCCATCGACGATGCCCGGCAGGCTCTGCGGTCCGCGCTCGAGACGGTTCCCGGCGGATCGGAGCTCTCCGCCGTGCACGAGGGGCCGGCGAACACCGACGCTCTGGTGACGGCCGAGGTCGACGCCTGGGTCGACTCCGTCCGTGCGCGGACCGCCGCGATCGACGAGGCCGCGTCCAAGCAGGACGCCGCGGCCGTCCGAGCCTTCGGGCGCGGCGGGCTCACAGCGCTGCTCCTCGCGGGCGCTGTCGGGCACGAGGCCGCCGAGGCCTTGTTCGTCCGGCTCACCGGCAACGCGGGGCGCGAGCTCGTCCCGGTCGTCACCGCAGACCTTGCCGACCGCGCCGCTATTCTGGTGAGCAGGGAGATCGAACCTGTCGTCGCTGCGCTCGGGGTGCCTGCTCTGGCGGACGACGCAGCCGTGGGACCCAACGTGCGGCTCGCGGAGCTCGCACAGCTCACATGA
- the rnhA gene encoding ribonuclease HI: MTLPTPPPATPPNDQTVVEIWTDGACKGNPGPGGWGAWLCSGGRERELFGGEEVTTNNRMELTAVIEGLRALNRPCVVNLHVDSTYVMNGMSTWIEGWKRNGWRTGGKKPVKNMDLWKALDEEVARHTITWTWVKGHSGDVGNEKADELANRGVDAVRGTV; the protein is encoded by the coding sequence ATGACGCTGCCGACACCGCCCCCCGCGACCCCGCCGAACGACCAGACCGTCGTCGAGATCTGGACCGACGGAGCCTGCAAGGGCAACCCTGGGCCAGGTGGCTGGGGCGCATGGCTGTGCTCCGGCGGCCGCGAGCGCGAGCTGTTCGGCGGGGAGGAGGTCACGACGAACAACCGGATGGAGCTGACGGCCGTCATCGAAGGGCTACGGGCGCTCAACCGGCCCTGCGTGGTCAACCTCCACGTCGACTCGACGTACGTGATGAACGGCATGTCGACGTGGATCGAGGGCTGGAAGCGCAACGGGTGGCGCACCGGGGGCAAGAAGCCGGTGAAGAACATGGACCTGTGGAAGGCGCTCGACGAGGAGGTCGCTCGCCACACGATCACCTGGACGTGGGTCAAGGGCCACTCTGGGGACGTCGGCAACGAGAAGGCGGACGAGCTGGCCAACCGCGGGGTGGATGCGGTCCGCGGGACGGTGTGA
- a CDS encoding AMP-binding protein, translating into MPVAREVLAHARTAPGRVALALGSPAVADVTYAELARRVGSAAACLASGGPGVTGGPVGAGDVVSIAVGLAVPARQDLTRASESRSERWVQTLVVLLATDLLGAVPLVCDVGWGDHHREEVLGSVQPDRRVSVSVLCAQTGSRLPAQGPVPSPRSAGLTPAPRPDDLTWAGFTSGSTGRPRAVVRSRGSWTGSFAAVTALSRTTAGSTVLVPGDLSTSLYCFGAVHALSVGATLRPAPAPSDLGPGALASDVLHVTPAQLETALDALDALDGDGIPTSRTALVGGAGLAPAVRRRAEETGLHVVAYYGAAELSFVAVDTDGTGLRPFPGVEIDVRGEGDQDHGVVWVRSPWLASGYLAGEKGPLRRSDAWATVGDLAEPCTTDGPLVLRGRGTGAIAVGAATVLPEDVETVLATDLGMAEVAVLGTAHPRWGQVVTAVVVLAGTREDDEDDARLLARLERLAQGTLSAAQRPRRWFVAPSLPRTSGGKIARAAVAEGLAGYQRLRDGPQR; encoded by the coding sequence GTGCCGGTCGCCCGGGAGGTGCTCGCGCACGCCCGCACAGCGCCAGGTCGCGTGGCGCTCGCTCTCGGCTCGCCTGCGGTCGCCGACGTCACCTATGCGGAACTCGCGCGCCGCGTCGGGAGCGCCGCGGCCTGTCTCGCGTCGGGCGGGCCTGGTGTCACGGGTGGTCCGGTGGGTGCCGGTGACGTCGTCAGCATCGCCGTGGGTCTTGCTGTGCCGGCTCGGCAGGACCTGACCCGCGCCTCGGAATCGCGCTCGGAACGCTGGGTGCAGACGCTCGTCGTCCTGCTGGCCACGGACCTGCTGGGCGCGGTCCCGCTCGTGTGCGACGTGGGCTGGGGCGACCACCACCGCGAGGAGGTGCTGGGGAGCGTGCAGCCCGACCGGCGGGTGTCTGTCTCCGTCCTCTGCGCCCAGACCGGCTCGCGACTGCCCGCGCAGGGGCCCGTGCCGTCTCCTCGGTCCGCTGGCCTGACGCCGGCTCCTCGGCCCGACGACCTCACGTGGGCCGGCTTCACCTCGGGCAGCACCGGCCGGCCGCGCGCGGTCGTGCGCTCACGTGGCTCCTGGACCGGATCGTTCGCGGCCGTGACCGCCCTCAGCCGCACCACCGCAGGGAGCACCGTCCTCGTGCCGGGCGACCTCTCCACGTCTCTCTACTGCTTCGGGGCTGTCCACGCGCTGAGCGTCGGTGCGACCCTGCGGCCTGCACCGGCCCCCAGCGACCTGGGACCGGGTGCCCTCGCGAGCGACGTGCTCCACGTGACGCCAGCCCAGCTCGAGACGGCACTCGACGCTCTGGACGCCCTCGACGGTGACGGCATCCCGACCAGCCGGACCGCCCTCGTCGGCGGCGCCGGGCTCGCACCCGCGGTCCGGCGACGCGCCGAGGAGACAGGCCTGCACGTCGTGGCCTACTACGGCGCGGCCGAGCTGTCCTTCGTCGCGGTGGACACCGACGGCACAGGTCTTCGCCCCTTTCCCGGGGTGGAGATCGACGTCCGCGGAGAGGGCGACCAGGACCACGGGGTCGTCTGGGTGCGGTCGCCGTGGCTCGCGTCCGGCTACCTCGCCGGGGAGAAGGGGCCGCTCCGCCGGTCCGACGCCTGGGCGACGGTCGGAGACCTCGCCGAGCCGTGCACCACCGACGGGCCGCTCGTCCTGCGGGGCCGCGGCACCGGCGCGATCGCGGTGGGCGCCGCGACGGTCCTGCCCGAGGACGTCGAGACCGTCCTCGCCACGGACCTCGGCATGGCCGAGGTGGCCGTGCTCGGCACCGCGCACCCGCGATGGGGGCAGGTGGTGACAGCCGTCGTCGTCCTCGCAGGCACGCGCGAAGACGACGAGGACGACGCGCGCCTGCTCGCACGGCTCGAGCGCCTCGCTCAGGGCACCCTCTCCGCCGCCCAACGGCCCCGCCGCTGGTTCGTCGCCCCGTCGCTCCCCCGCACGAGCGGGGGCAAGATCGCCCGTGCAGCCGTCGCCGAGGGCCTCGCGGGGTACCAGCGCCTGCGGGACGGCCCGCAGCGCTAG
- the map gene encoding type I methionyl aminopeptidase codes for MIEMKSPEQIEKMRETGRVVARALQAMQDASAVGVTLKEIDAVGAGVLADAGATSPFLNYHPDWAPTPFPGSICASVNDVIVHGIPTDYALADGDLVSIDFGAVLDGWCGDSARSFIVGTPRPGDQDLVDTTKAALDAGIAAAQVGNTIGDIGYAVQKVAKKARLGNLEDHGGHGIGTEMHMDPFVPNEGRRGKGMRLAPGMVIAIEPMFIADGRSDYRHDDDGWTLRSSRGARAAHWEHTIAITKDGPRILTAL; via the coding sequence GTGATCGAGATGAAGAGCCCCGAACAGATCGAGAAGATGCGCGAGACAGGTCGCGTCGTCGCCCGCGCGCTCCAGGCGATGCAGGACGCGTCGGCCGTGGGGGTGACCCTCAAGGAGATCGACGCCGTCGGCGCGGGCGTCCTCGCCGACGCCGGTGCCACGTCACCGTTCCTCAACTACCACCCGGACTGGGCTCCCACCCCGTTCCCGGGTTCCATCTGCGCCTCCGTGAACGACGTCATCGTCCACGGCATCCCGACCGACTACGCGCTCGCTGACGGCGACCTCGTGAGCATCGACTTCGGGGCTGTCCTCGACGGCTGGTGCGGCGACTCTGCACGCAGCTTCATCGTCGGGACTCCCCGACCGGGCGACCAAGACCTCGTCGACACGACGAAGGCCGCCCTCGACGCAGGGATCGCCGCGGCGCAGGTCGGCAACACGATCGGCGACATCGGGTACGCGGTGCAGAAGGTCGCGAAGAAGGCGCGCCTCGGCAACCTCGAAGACCACGGTGGCCACGGCATCGGCACCGAGATGCACATGGACCCGTTCGTCCCCAACGAGGGCCGCCGTGGCAAGGGGATGCGGCTCGCACCCGGGATGGTCATCGCGATCGAGCCCATGTTCATCGCCGACGGCCGCAGCGACTACCGTCACGACGACGACGGATGGACCTTGCGCTCGTCGCGCGGCGCTCGCGCCGCCCACTGGGAGCACACGATCGCGATCACGAAGGACGGCCCGCGGATCCTCACGGCTCTCTAG